The following proteins are co-located in the Gopherus evgoodei ecotype Sinaloan lineage unplaced genomic scaffold, rGopEvg1_v1.p scaffold_39_arrow_ctg1, whole genome shotgun sequence genome:
- the LOC115642336 gene encoding uncharacterized protein LOC115642336 has protein sequence MTPRSAASPRYSRSRVPLSPPPAQPDAVRQLPRKAERYRERKRCLWSSPPVPHASSSGSSIFACYLVLPAIGKGQRLCLAHFSSGKAARLGLIPGRSRDTEIPLVTMVPVLGSALVLVFVSGASGRAEIRQPRSAEPSEGAELNLTCSLGSVITETIVWYRQFPNRGPRYIVSGYQGIFNSINPEGALHIPEDRKSSTLSLRRARLADAAVYYCALSDTV, from the exons ATGACACCCCGGTCTGCGGCTTCGCCTCGCTATTCGCGCAGTCGGGTTCCCCTGAGCCCGCCGCCTGCGCAGCCAGACGCAGTGAGGCAGTTACCCCGCAAAGCAGAGCgatacagagagagaaaaaggtgtTTATGGTCCTCCCCGCCAGTCCCTCACGCCTCCAGCTCCGGCAGCAGCATCTTTGCCTGTTATTTAGTCCTCCCCGCTATAGGAAAGGGGCAACGCCTCTGTCTCGCCCATTTCAGTAGCGGCAAGGCAGCGAGACTAGGGCTGATCCCCGGGAGGAGCAGAGACACCGAGATTCCCCTTGTGACGATGGTACCGGTGCTGGGCTCGGCGCTTGTGCTGGTTTTTGTCTCAG GCGCTTCGGGCAGAGCCGAGATCCGGCAGCCGCGCTCCGCAGAGCCCTCGGAGGGAGCCGAACTGAACCTCACCTGCTCTCTCGGGTCTGTCATCACTGAAACTATAGTTTGGTACCGGCAGTTCCCGAACCGAGGGCCCCGGTATATAGTCTCGGGGTACCAGGGAATCTTTAACAGCATCAACCCAGAGGGAGCTCTGCATATTCCTGAAGACAGAAAATCCAGCACATTGTCCCTGCGCAGGGCGAGGCTGGCAGATGCAGCGGTGTATTATTGTGCTCTGAGCGACACAGTGTGA